The nucleotide window caagtggggtatggggaaggtagtgcgtacgcagaccttacctctacctagtaaaggcagagaggttgtttccaatagaccctcggcttagaAAAAGTGAGAAGAAGAAGGGAAAGAAGACAAGAAGACAAGGGggtaagaagaagaaagagaataaataaattaataaattaaaagaatgaaaagaacTGTGTGTGTTGGGTAAACACTAACAACAAGAAATACGATAACAGAAGCGAACTAAATCACATGATAAAGTAACGATCTACTTAAGCATATGTAGGAACCTGAGTGCTACTAAAGTAACTGGTAAGAAAAGGAGAAACTTacaactacctactaaccttttacctcgacctccataccttcttatcaagggtcatgtcctcagtaagctgaAGCCGCGCTATATCatgtctaatcacctctccccaatacttccttggcctacctcgacctcttctcaaacCCGCCATGATCAGCCTCTCACATCTCCTGACAGGAGCATCATTGCTTTTCTTTATGTGCCTGAACCATCTCAGTCTCGActctcgcatcttgtcctccacgaaGGCTACTCCCACTTTTCCCGAAtaactttattcctaatcttatctctcgTGGTATACCCActcatccatctcaacatcctcatttctgttactttcatcttctgcaCGTGTGAGTTCTTAAGTGGCCAACACTCCGCCCCATATAGCATCAGATAACATGTTATCATAGTTGAATATTTTTCTGCTGCTCCTAGGACCATGTCCACCTTTCCACCCAAAAAGTTGAAAACTTGGCTTTCCATTATGGAATTGGTTCTTTATTGATAATACATTGATAATGAGTAGTAATAAATGTTCATACCATTGATTCCTCGAGTGAGTATGTATATCTGATCTTGAATATATATGAAGTGTATTTAGGGAAAAGGACCTTATATGACACAACAGTTTTATTGCGTAGTTTAGTCTATTAGCTTATTTTGATTATGCATTTTGAAATGCATATTTCCTTGTATTTTAAAATGCCTTACATTTTGTTTGcattttgaaaagtgaaaattgAAGAGATAGTGGAGGATGAAAAGCCTAAAGATGAAAATGCTAAATCCAAAAggccaaagaagaagaaaaaccagTCAAATGGGACTGATGACACAGAGAACTCTGAGCGCCAAATAGTTGTCAAGAGTAATACTGGCAGTCCTCTGCTGGAGAGTGAAGATGAAGATGGCTTCCCGATATCTGCTCCCAATGAAAACAAAGCTAAATCAGTGAGATCAAAATTAAAATCAGATGGAATTAAAGATCAGGATACCCATGAGGAAGTATTGAATGAGAAGGCAAGAGATACTGTTGATGAGAGGAAAGGCTTAAAAAAAAGAGGTCGTGATGATACTAGCAAAGTCAATGATGGTCAAAGGTGAGGAGCATTTTACTTTAGTGTGTATTGTGAATTTTGAATTTAGCATGTGGCTATATTCTATCTTCTCGATCTCAGTATTAAGCCTAGCTTTCGTGATTTATTTAGTGATGATAGTTCTGTTTTCTTCTTATCCTAAAAGCAGAGCAGACAATGTGGTGATGGAAAACAACGCTaagcaaaataaaaagaataagaagaaaaagttAATGGATGAGGAGTTGGCTCGTCAAAATGGATCAAACAACAAGTCAGAGCATGCAGAGGCTAATGATGAGCCAGTTCCAGTAGGTAAAACCGAAGATGGTCAGAGGTCAACTGATGAAAAGTAAGTTCTGATCTATTGTAGTCTAGAATAGAAAAGAATAAGGTTAAAGACTGATATGCTTCGTGAGGAATCTGGATTGTTATTTGCATAACTAAAGGCGCCATCTAGCTTAAAGTTTATCCAATTACACGTTCTTCTAGATTCTGGCCAGCTTCCATGTGCTGACTGTTATCTTTTATCAAACTCCGTTGCCTTTACTAGTAAGAAGTCTTATTTTTCCACTAAAACTTGTTCCAGGGAtactgagaaaaagaagaaaaagaaaaagaacaagaaaaatcaACAGGATGGAAAAGCAGTTACAGAGGTTGAACAAGATAAAAAGAATGGATCACAGGAGGTGGAGGAAAATGAAGAGACTAAGCCTTCTCAATTGAGGACCTATGGAAATGGGTTGGTCATAGAGGAGTTGGCAATGGGCAAGCCGGATGGGAAAAGAGCTTTCCCAGGAAGTAAGGTATAGTTTTCTTTTTTTGACTCTATGTGATCAATTGTTCTTTCACTCTGCCGTGGAACGTAATGAAATCTTGGTAGTCACAATTAAGTCAATCAGGATTTAAAGTTTCTCAATCTTTGAGTTCTCTTCGATGAACTTTGTATGGAGCACACTTGTTATTAATAATGACTTTCTGCCACTGAATAGGTTGGTGTACGCTATATCGGCAAGCTGAAGAAGAATGGCAAAATATTCGATTCCAACATTGGGCAAAGAACACCTTTTGAATTCCGTTTAGGTATTATATTTTATAGTATTTAAAGAAGACGACCTCTATTTATTTTGCTGTGTTAAGCTTGCATTTTTGTGCTTGTAGGTATTGGTCAAGTTATAAAGGGTTGGGATGTCGGTGTAAATGGTAATTAACGTGATAAGTAAACCTGATCATTTCTCTAATTTATTGTTACATTTCCTGTGTTGAGTACTAAGATTTTATCTAAATCTGACTGCCAGGCATGCGCATTGGGGACAAAAGAAGACTTACAATCCCACCAGTCATGGGGTATGTCATTTAAGTTTGTATTCTATTAGCAAATTCTGTATAATCTCCATTTATCATTAGCTCAAGAGCATGAAAACCTTCAACATGGCCCTAATTAGGGCATTGACTAGAATTTCCCTTGCTTGGGGGAGAAAAGTGCATCAGTGGAGTAAAGAAATCCAGAACCAATTTAATCATTTTCTAAGCAATTTACTAGTTTCTGTCTATAGACATCCTTTGAATTGCTGTTGCCTAATGAGCACCTTTCTTTTGTTACAGGTATGGATCTAAAGGTGCTGGTGGCGCCATACCACCCAATTCATGGTTGGTATTTGATGTTGAGCTAGTAAGTGTAAAATGATCCTGCCATTGCATGATGGAGATTACCTGATTTTTCCATTCGCAGAATCCCAAAATTGTTGTTGTGGCCTTGCTCTTTAAGCAAAAACAAGTTAGCTTCACTTACTAAAAGAAAGTGTACAAATTATACAAATAGAGCTCGGATGCCAATTTTGTAACAGGGCTGAATTTCAGACTCCTGTCCAAATTTTGAACTTAAATGATTTATAGACCTGCTTGTTTTCCAGAGCGTTTTCTGTTTGAAGACCAGAAGCCTTTAATGATTGAGTTTTGCTTGTGCATATTTGATAATATCTGTTCGTTTAGTAAGGTTTGAGTTCTTACAGTATTCATATTTTCTGGTTCAATCAGAAAAGTGAGAAGAGAAGTTGGATTGCTTCTGCATTCCGTGCAAGATTGGAAAAATCAATGGTTATTTAAGAATATCTCTTTTATATAGTTAGAGTTTCATTCTCTGCAACGGATTCTATATTATATGGCTGTCTAGTTTGAATGAGGCTATAGAGCAAGTTCAATTAAAGATCTCAAACTTCTAAGAACTATGCAATTTCCTCAAAAAaacttttatatatttatataa belongs to Nicotiana tabacum cultivar K326 chromosome 6, ASM71507v2, whole genome shotgun sequence and includes:
- the LOC107778501 gene encoding peptidyl-prolyl cis-trans isomerase FKBP53-like, whose protein sequence is MAFWGVELKPGKPFTHNFESERGRLHVSQATLGTGSTNKKSIVQCIVGDKKPIYLCSLLPEKLETCPLNLEFEEEEEVTFSVIGSHNVHLSGFFYGESEGCCGNEYGSDLYEEDAAETDSESDDSIEFEYDTENEDEDGSTDDDFCMYPPSPIPNSGVKIEEIVEDEKPKDENAKSKRPKKKKNQSNGTDDTENSERQIVVKSNTGSPLLESEDEDGFPISAPNENKAKSVRSKLKSDGIKDQDTHEEVLNEKARDTVDERKGLKKRGRDDTSKVNDGQRADNVVMENNAKQNKKNKKKKLMDEELARQNGSNNKSEHAEANDEPVPVGKTEDGQRSTDEKDTEKKKKKKKNKKNQQDGKAVTEVEQDKKNGSQEVEENEETKPSQLRTYGNGLVIEELAMGKPDGKRAFPGSKVGVRYIGKLKKNGKIFDSNIGQRTPFEFRLGIGQVIKGWDVGVNGMRIGDKRRLTIPPVMGYGSKGAGGAIPPNSWLVFDVELVSVK